ATGGTGCAGGACGTCATCGACTCCACCACCGGAGGCACCCCGTGACCACCGTCGAGCTCGGCATGCCCGCCGAGGGCCCCATCGCCGACGCCATCGCCCGCTCCCTGGAGACCCAGGGGGAGAAGCAGACCCAGCTCAAGGCGCGCGACCTCAAGACCGACCAGGAGGTGCGCTGGTGCCCCGGGTGCGGTGACTACGTCATCCTCAACGCCGTCCAGAGCTTCCTGCCCAGCCTCGGCATCGCCCGCGAGGACATGGTCATCGTCTCCGGCATCGGCTGCTCCTCGCGCTTCCCGTACTACATGAACACCTACGGGATGCACTCGATCCACGGCCGCGCGCCGGCGATCGCCACCGGCCTGGCGGCCTCGCGCCCCGACCTGTCGGTGTGGGTCGTCACCGGGGACGGCGACGCGCTGTCCATCGGCGGCAACCACCTCATCCACACGCTGCGCCGCAACGTGAACCTGACGATCCTGCTGTTCAACAACCGGATCTACGGGCTCACCAAGGGCCAGTACTCGCCCACCAGCGAGGTCGGCAAGGTCACCAAGTCCACCCCGATGGGCTCGCTGGACCACCCGTTCAACCCGGTGTCGCTGGCGATCGGGGCGGACGCCACCTTCGTCGGGCGGGCCATGGACTCCGATCGCAAGGGCCTCACCGAGGTGCTGCGGCAGGCCGCCGAGCACCAGGGCACCGCGCTGGTGGAGATCTACCAGAACTGCAACATCTTCAACGACGGCGCCTTCGACCTGCTCAAGGACCCGACCACCGGCGTGCAGTGGTCGATCCCGCTGGTGCACGGCGAGCCGCTGGTGTTCGGTCCGGACGGCGTCTCGTGCGTGGTCCGCGACGAGGTCGGCGGCCTGCGGATCGCCGAGACGGCGCAGGTGGACGCCGGCGACATCGTCGTGCACGACGCCACCCGCGAGGACCCGTCCTACGCCTTCGCGCTGTCCCGGCTGTCCAGCCAGGACCTGCGGTACACGCCGATGGGCGTCTTCCGGGCGGTGCAGAAGCCGACCTACGACCGGATGATGGCCGACCAGGTCGAGGAGGCCCGCGCCTCCTCACCCGGCGACCTGACCGGTCTGCTGTCCGGCAGCGACACCTGGACCGTCACATCGTCATCCTCCGGATGACACCGCGGCCAGGGGCCGTCCCCGACCGGCGCTGAGCCCCACCCGTCGCTCCTCGGGGGACCCTCCGGGCCCCCACTCGTCACGACACCGCCTCCCGCAGGCACCTGGTCAGCACGGCCAGGGCGCGGGTGAGCTCCGCGCGGGACGGGGCGGCGAAGCCGAGGACCAGTCCCGCGGCGTGCGGTCGCGGGCCGGTCCAGTGGCGCGCCAGCCCGTCCAGGGCGACGCCCCGGGCGGCGGCCGCGACGACGACCGCGTCCTCGGCGCCCCGGTCGGGCAGCGGGACCAGGACGTGTGCGCCGGCCGGGTCGCCCTCGGCCCGGGCGCCGGCCGCGGCCACCGCCGCCAGCACCGCGGCGCGCCGGCCGGCGAGCTCCCGGCGCAGCCGGCGCAGGTGCCGGGCGAGGTCACCGCTGGCGGCGAGTGCGGCGAACACCCGCTGACCGGCCCGCGCGGGGCGGGTGCCGGTCGCCGTCCGCCGGGCGACCAGCGCCGCCCGCAGCTCCGGTGGCGCCACCAGCCAGCCCACCCCGAGCGTCGGGCTGAGCACCTTGCTGGTCGTGCCCAGGTGCACCGTGACGTCCGGGCCGAGGGCGGCCAGCAGCGGCAGCGGCGCGACGTCGTAGCGCAGTTCGCCGTCGTAGTCGTCCTCCAGCACCCACCAGCCCTCGGCGCGGGCCCGGCCGACCAGGGCCGCCCGCCGGGCGGCGGACAGCCGCCGGCCCAGCGGGTAGTGGTGCGCCGGCGTGCAGTAGACCGCGGCCAGGCCGGCGGGGACGGCGTCGACGACCAGGCCGTCGCGGTCCACCGGCACGGGCACCACGGTGATCCCGGCGTCGCGGAGCGCGCCGACCACCCGCTGGTAGCCCGGGTCCTCCACGCCCACCCGGCTGCCCGCGGGCAGCAGGCGGGCCACCTCGGTGACGGCGGCGGAGGTGCCCGCGGTGGCCAGCACCTCGCCGGGCGCGGCGGGCAGCCCGCGGTGGCGCAGCAGGTGCTCGGTCACCGCCCGCTGGAAGCCGGCGTCGGCCGCCGGTTCGGGCCCGGCGTCGGGCGGCCGGTCGCCGGCGGCCCGCCAGGCGCGCCGCCACGCGGCCCGGTCCAGCACCTCCAGGCAGGGCGAGCCGGCGCGCAGGTCGACCGGCCCGGCAGCAGCACGGGGCGCGCCCGGGTCCGCCGGCGCCCGGGCCGGCGCGGGGGCGGCCGTGCCGACGACGAAGGTGCCCACCCCCCGGCGCCCGTCGGCCCACCCCTCGGCCAGCAGCTGGTCGTAGGCCGCCGCGGTGACGGTGCGGCTGACCCGCAGGGCGGTGGCCAGCCCGCGGGTGGAGGGCAGCCGGTCGCCGGGGCGCAGCGTGCCGCCCGACGCCGCCGCCCGCAGCGCGTCGGCCAGCTGCACCGACAGCGGCGTGCCGGACGCCCGGTCCAGCACCACCGGGGGCACCTCCACCACGACCGCACCCCCGTCCTCCGGTGGCCTGCCGGAACGTCAGCGTAGTGGCCCTGGGAGGAGGCCACCGGAGGCGGCAGGGTGGGCTCCGTGGACACCGCGACACCGCTCTCCCCCACCTCCCGCAGCACCGTCCGCCGGGGCGCCAGGCGCGCCCGCACCGACCGCGCCGAGCTGCACGCCGTGCTCGACGCCGGCCTGGTCGGGCACCTCGGCGTCGTGCTGGACGGCGCCCCGGTCGTCCTGCCCACCGGCTACGGACGGCGCGGCGACACCCTCTACCTGCACGGTTCCACCGGCGCCGCGACGCTGCGGGCCGCGGCAGCGGGCGGGCCGGTCTGCTTCACCGTCACTCTCGTCGACGGTGTCGTCTACGCCCGCTCGGCGTTCCACCACTCGATGAACTACCGGTGCGCGGTCGTGCACGGCCTCGCCCGGCCGGTCACCGACCCCGCCGAGCTGCTGGTCGGCCTGGAGGCCCTCACCGAGCACCTGGCCCCCGGCTCGTGGGCGGCCACCCGGCGGCCCGACCGTCGCGAGCTCGCCGCCACCGCCGTGCTCGCCCTGGACCTCACCGAGGCCAGCGTCAAGGTGCGCACCGGCCCGCCGGGGGACGACGAGCGCGACCTGGCCGGGCCGGTGTGGGCCGGCGTGCTGCCACTGCGCACGGTGGCCGGCGAACCCGAGCCCTGCCCGCTGCTCCCGCCGGGCACCGCGGTCCCCGACCGGGTGCGCTCCCGGGCGACCCGGCTCAGCCCCGGGGCGTGACCCGCAACAGCTGGTCGGCGCCGTCGCCGTTGTCGGTGGTGACGTAGAGGGCGCCGTCCAAGCCCTGCTGCACGGTGCGGATGCGGCCGTACGTGCCGTCCAGCTCCGGCAGCCGGAACTGCTCGACCTGGCTGCCGTCCTCGGCCAGCCGCAGCGCCAGCACCCCCCGGCCGCGCAACAGGCCGGCGAGCAGCAGCCCCTCGTGGGCCTGCCACTGCGCGCCCTGGAGGAAGGTCGCGCCGGAGGGGGCGAGCCGGGAGTCGGCCGAGACCCAGCTCGGCGGCAGCGCGTCGGGCAGCGACAGGTCGGTCATCGGTACGTACTCGCCGTAGCCGGGGCCGACCGGTGCGAAGCCGCCGTTGCCGCCCGGGCGCAGCCGCGTCACCTCGTCGTCCCGGTCGGGGCCGTGCTCGGCGGCGTACACCTCCCCCGAGCCTGGGCGGAGCGCCAACCCCTGGATGTTGCGGTGGCCGTAGGTCCACACCCGCGGGTCGGCGTCCGGTTCACCCGCGAACGGGTTGCCAGGAGCGGGTCCGCCGGTGACCGGGTCGACGCGCAGCACCTTCCCGACGAGCGAGCCGGGGTCCTGGGGCTGGTCGGCGTCGGCGGTGTCCCCGGTGCTCACCAGCAGCGCCCCGCTCGCGTCGACGCGCAGCCGGCACCCGCCGTGCCGGCCGCTGCGCTCGTTGACCGGGATGTCGCCGACCAGCGGGTCGGCGACCCGGGTGGCCGCCGTCCAGCCGGGGTCGACGCTCCAGGCGAGCACCTGCACCTCCGCGCCGCCGTCCTCCCGGACGCCCTGACAGGTGTAGAACCGGCGGCTGTCGGCGAAGCCGGGGTCCAGCACCAGGCCCATCAGCCCGGTCTCCCCGGTGGCGAAGAGGTCGCCGAGGTCGGCGGCCAGCTCGCGCACCGTGCCGTCGGGCAGCACCGCGGTGAGCCCGCCGGCCCGCTCGTCGACCAGCAGGGTGCCGTCGGGTGCCTGGGCGACGTCCCAGGGGTGGTCCAGGCCGTCGGCGAGGACGGCGACGTCCAGGGCGGGCGCCGGCTCCGGGGTCGGGGGCGCCGACGGGGACGGTGACACCGTCGGCGGGGTGGCCGAGGGGGTGGCGGGCGCGGGCGGGGCAGCCGCGCCGGGCTCCTCCGCGGCCGGCGCGGCGCAGCCGGACAGCAGCACGAGGCCGATCAGCAGGGCCGGGGGCAGCGGGCGCACCCGCCCAGCATCCCCCCGCGTTCAGCTGGTGCGGGTGACCACGTAGTCGCACAGGGCCGACAGCGCCTCGCGGACCGGCCCGTCGGGGACGCCGGACAGCCGGGTCTGCGCCCGGTCGGCGTACTCGCGCAGCACCGCGCCGGCGCGCTGCAGGGCCGCCGAGGCGCGCAGCAGCTCCAGGGCCTCGGCGTGCTCGGCGTCGTCGGTGATCGGGCCGGCGACGAGTTCGCGCAGCCGCTGCTCGGCCGGGTCGTCGCCGGCCAGGGCGAACAGCGCGGGCAGCGTCGCGATGCCCTCCCGCAGGTCGGTGCCCGGCGCCTTCCCGGAGGAACCGTCCCGGCTCACGATGTCCAGCAGGTCGTCGGAGAGCTGGAAGGCCACGCCGACCTCCTCGCCGAAGGCGGTCAGCGCGCCGACCAGCGCGCCGTCCACCCCGGCGAAGGAGGCGCCGAAGCGCGCCGAGGTGGCCACCAGCGAGCCGGTCTTGTCGGCCAGCACGTCGAGGTAGTGGGCCACCGGGTCGTCGTCGCCCTGGGCGCCGACGGTCTCCCGGATCTGCCCGGTGACCAGCCGCTCGAACGTGCGCGCCTGGATGCGCACCGCCTCGGGGCCGAGGTCGGCCAGCAGGTCCGACGCCCGGGCGAAGAGGAAGTCGCCGGTGAGGATGGCGATGCTGTTGGACCACCGGCTGTTCGCACTCGGCGCCCCGCGGCGGACGTCCGCCTCGTCCATGACGTCGTCGTGGTACAGCGTGGCCAGGTGGGTGAGCTCGCAGACCACCGCCGCCTCCACCACGCCCGGCGCCCGCGGGTCGCCGAGCTCGGCGGCCAGCATCGCCAGCAGGGGGCGGAACCGCTTGCCGCCGGCGGCGACCAGGTGCCCGGCCGCCTCCCGGACGAACGGGTGGTCGCTGCCGACCGCGGTGAGCAGCGCCTCCTCGACCCGGCCCAGGGACTCCGACAGCCGGGCGCCGAGGTCGCCCCCGGGCAGCCAGGACCCCACCGAGGAGGCCGGCGTCGAGATCCGCTGCCAGGTGTCGGTCGGGGTCCCCCCGCCGACGGCGGCGCTGGCTCCGGTCATCAGCCGACGAATCTATCCGCCTGCTCGGCCAGGTCGAGCACCGCCCCGGGGATCACACCCAGGACGACCGTCGCGGTGACCGTCACGGCGAGCACCAGCGTGGTCGGCAGGCCGGGGACGCCGACCGTCGGTCCGTCGGCGGCCGGCTCGGAGAAGTACATGAGCACGATGACCCGCAGGTAGAAGAAGGCCGCCACCGCGCTGGCCAGCAGCGCCACGACCACCAGCGGCCAGGCGCCGTCGTCGATCGCCGCCCGGAAGACGGCGAACTTCCCGGTGAACCCGCTGGTGAGCGGGATGCCGGCCAGCGCGAGCAGGAACAGCGCCATCACCGCGGCGGTGAGCGGCGAGCGGCGCCCGAGGCCCGCCCACCGGGACAGGTGCGTGGCCTCCCCGTCACCGTCGCGCACCA
This window of the Geodermatophilus sp. DSM 44513 genome carries:
- a CDS encoding polyprenyl synthetase family protein, producing the protein MTGASAAVGGGTPTDTWQRISTPASSVGSWLPGGDLGARLSESLGRVEEALLTAVGSDHPFVREAAGHLVAAGGKRFRPLLAMLAAELGDPRAPGVVEAAVVCELTHLATLYHDDVMDEADVRRGAPSANSRWSNSIAILTGDFLFARASDLLADLGPEAVRIQARTFERLVTGQIRETVGAQGDDDPVAHYLDVLADKTGSLVATSARFGASFAGVDGALVGALTAFGEEVGVAFQLSDDLLDIVSRDGSSGKAPGTDLREGIATLPALFALAGDDPAEQRLRELVAGPITDDAEHAEALELLRASAALQRAGAVLREYADRAQTRLSGVPDGPVREALSALCDYVVTRTS
- a CDS encoding 2-oxoacid:ferredoxin oxidoreductase subunit beta; amino-acid sequence: MTTVELGMPAEGPIADAIARSLETQGEKQTQLKARDLKTDQEVRWCPGCGDYVILNAVQSFLPSLGIAREDMVIVSGIGCSSRFPYYMNTYGMHSIHGRAPAIATGLAASRPDLSVWVVTGDGDALSIGGNHLIHTLRRNVNLTILLFNNRIYGLTKGQYSPTSEVGKVTKSTPMGSLDHPFNPVSLAIGADATFVGRAMDSDRKGLTEVLRQAAEHQGTALVEIYQNCNIFNDGAFDLLKDPTTGVQWSIPLVHGEPLVFGPDGVSCVVRDEVGGLRIAETAQVDAGDIVVHDATREDPSYAFALSRLSSQDLRYTPMGVFRAVQKPTYDRMMADQVEEARASSPGDLTGLLSGSDTWTVTSSSSG
- a CDS encoding pyridoxamine 5'-phosphate oxidase family protein → MDTATPLSPTSRSTVRRGARRARTDRAELHAVLDAGLVGHLGVVLDGAPVVLPTGYGRRGDTLYLHGSTGAATLRAAAAGGPVCFTVTLVDGVVYARSAFHHSMNYRCAVVHGLARPVTDPAELLVGLEALTEHLAPGSWAATRRPDRRELAATAVLALDLTEASVKVRTGPPGDDERDLAGPVWAGVLPLRTVAGEPEPCPLLPPGTAVPDRVRSRATRLSPGA
- a CDS encoding PQQ-dependent sugar dehydrogenase; protein product: MRPLPPALLIGLVLLSGCAAPAAEEPGAAAPPAPATPSATPPTVSPSPSAPPTPEPAPALDVAVLADGLDHPWDVAQAPDGTLLVDERAGGLTAVLPDGTVRELAADLGDLFATGETGLMGLVLDPGFADSRRFYTCQGVREDGGAEVQVLAWSVDPGWTAATRVADPLVGDIPVNERSGRHGGCRLRVDASGALLVSTGDTADADQPQDPGSLVGKVLRVDPVTGGPAPGNPFAGEPDADPRVWTYGHRNIQGLALRPGSGEVYAAEHGPDRDDEVTRLRPGGNGGFAPVGPGYGEYVPMTDLSLPDALPPSWVSADSRLAPSGATFLQGAQWQAHEGLLLAGLLRGRGVLALRLAEDGSQVEQFRLPELDGTYGRIRTVQQGLDGALYVTTDNGDGADQLLRVTPRG
- a CDS encoding PLP-dependent aminotransferase family protein encodes the protein MVEVPPVVLDRASGTPLSVQLADALRAAASGGTLRPGDRLPSTRGLATALRVSRTVTAAAYDQLLAEGWADGRRGVGTFVVGTAAPAPARAPADPGAPRAAAGPVDLRAGSPCLEVLDRAAWRRAWRAAGDRPPDAGPEPAADAGFQRAVTEHLLRHRGLPAAPGEVLATAGTSAAVTEVARLLPAGSRVGVEDPGYQRVVGALRDAGITVVPVPVDRDGLVVDAVPAGLAAVYCTPAHHYPLGRRLSAARRAALVGRARAEGWWVLEDDYDGELRYDVAPLPLLAALGPDVTVHLGTTSKVLSPTLGVGWLVAPPELRAALVARRTATGTRPARAGQRVFAALAASGDLARHLRRLRRELAGRRAAVLAAVAAAGARAEGDPAGAHVLVPLPDRGAEDAVVVAAAARGVALDGLARHWTGPRPHAAGLVLGFAAPSRAELTRALAVLTRCLREAVS